Proteins encoded together in one Streptomyces sp. NA04227 window:
- a CDS encoding roadblock/LC7 domain-containing protein, whose translation MSQAAQNLNWLITNFVDNTPGVSHTVVVSADGLLLAMSEGFPRDRADQLAAVASGLTSLTAGASRIFEGGSVNQTVVEMERGFLFIMSISDGSSLAVLAHPEADIGLIGYEMALLVDRAGNVLTPDLRAELQGSLLN comes from the coding sequence ATGAGCCAGGCGGCACAGAACCTGAACTGGTTGATCACCAACTTCGTGGACAACACCCCCGGGGTGTCCCACACTGTGGTGGTCTCCGCCGACGGACTGCTCCTCGCGATGTCCGAGGGCTTTCCGCGCGACCGCGCCGATCAGCTCGCGGCCGTCGCCTCCGGACTGACCTCGCTGACCGCGGGCGCCTCCCGGATCTTCGAGGGCGGCAGCGTGAATCAGACGGTTGTGGAGATGGAGCGAGGATTCCTCTTCATCATGTCCATTTCCGACGGCTCTTCGCTGGCCGTTCTCGCCCACCCGGAAGCGGATATCGGTCTCATTGGGTACGAGATGGCGCTTCTCGTCGACCGGGCGGGCAATGTCCTGACCCCCGACCTGCGTGCGGAGCTCCAGGGAAGCCTTCTCAACTGA
- a CDS encoding YceI family protein, whose protein sequence is MGIFGRSSTSTETATAPAPVNPDLAALTGTYSLDPTHSSIGFVARHAMVTNVKGHFADFDGTLELDGADPARSTARIDVRMDSVNTGNADRDGHLKGSDFFRTDDFPAMTFRSTRAEALGGDDYRITGELSVLGTTKEISIDLEFNGAAKDPFGNERVGFEGRAELLRSEWGLTWNAALETGGVLVSDKIKLVFDISAVRSA, encoded by the coding sequence ATGGGAATCTTCGGCCGCAGCAGCACCTCGACCGAGACCGCCACCGCCCCCGCCCCCGTGAACCCGGACCTGGCGGCGCTCACCGGCACCTACAGCCTCGACCCCACGCACTCCAGCATCGGCTTCGTCGCCCGGCACGCGATGGTCACCAACGTCAAGGGCCACTTCGCCGACTTCGACGGCACCCTTGAGCTGGACGGTGCGGACCCGGCCCGGTCCACGGCGCGTATCGACGTACGGATGGACAGCGTGAACACCGGCAACGCCGACCGGGACGGCCACCTCAAGGGCTCCGACTTCTTCCGTACGGACGATTTCCCCGCGATGACCTTCCGCTCCACCCGCGCCGAGGCCCTCGGCGGCGACGACTACCGCATCACGGGCGAACTGTCGGTGCTCGGCACCACCAAGGAGATCAGCATCGACCTGGAGTTCAACGGCGCCGCGAAGGACCCCTTCGGCAACGAGCGCGTGGGCTTCGAGGGCCGGGCCGAACTCCTGCGCTCCGAGTGGGGCCTGACCTGGAACGCCGCGCTGGAGACGGGTGGCGTACTGGTCTCCGACAAGATCAAGCTGGTCTTCGACATCTCGGCGGTCAGGTCCGCCTGA
- a CDS encoding DUF742 domain-containing protein, translating into MSTPPEGSSSARWQQYGHGQGDGSQNRFGHPSAPGTPGPYQPYAPQQPGGGRQQPFDQPHAPRIVPVQPQRRSPEPAPAAHNPLVRPYAMTGGRTRPRYQLAIEALVHTTAQPHQMQGQLPEHQRICHLCREIKSVAEISALLTIPLGVARILVADLAEAGLVAIHQPGGDENTGGQPDVTLLERVLSGLRKL; encoded by the coding sequence GTGTCAACACCCCCAGAGGGTTCGTCTTCGGCCAGGTGGCAGCAGTACGGCCACGGCCAGGGCGACGGCTCGCAGAACCGGTTCGGCCACCCCTCCGCACCCGGCACGCCGGGGCCCTACCAGCCGTACGCACCGCAGCAGCCCGGCGGGGGCCGACAGCAGCCCTTCGACCAGCCGCACGCCCCGCGTATCGTGCCGGTCCAGCCGCAGCGGCGCTCGCCCGAGCCCGCTCCGGCCGCGCACAACCCCCTGGTGCGTCCGTACGCGATGACCGGCGGCCGCACCAGGCCCCGCTACCAGCTCGCCATCGAGGCGCTGGTGCACACCACCGCTCAGCCGCACCAAATGCAGGGCCAGCTGCCCGAGCATCAGCGGATCTGCCATCTGTGCCGTGAGATCAAGTCCGTTGCGGAGATCTCGGCACTTCTGACCATTCCCCTCGGCGTGGCCCGCATCCTCGTCGCCGACCTGGCGGAGGCGGGACTCGTCGCCATTCACCAGCCCGGCGGCGACGAGAACACCGGTGGCCAGCCTGACGTGACACTGCTCGAAAGGGTGCTCAGTGGACTTCGCAAGCTCTAG
- a CDS encoding acyl-CoA carboxylase subunit beta yields the protein MTVLDESPGEPSDARGRVAELRAIRAKALAGPSEKATAAQHAKGKLTARERIELLLDPGTFHEVEQLRRHRATGFGLESKKPHTDGVITGWGTVEGRTVFVYAHDFRIFGGALGEAHATKIHKIMDKAIAAGAPLVSLNDGAGARIQEGVSALAGYGGIFQRNTRASGVIPQISVMLGPCAGGAAYSPALTDFVFMVRETSQMFITGPDVVKAVTGEEITQNGLGGADVHAETSGVCHFAYDDEETCLAEVRFLLSMLPQNNRENPPQVHGEDPADRRSEVLLDLVPADGNRPYDMTKVIEELVDDGEYLEIHERWARNIICALAHLDGQVVGIVANQPQTLAGVLDIEASEKAARFVQMCDAFNIPIVTLLDVPGFLPGVDQEHGGIIRHGAKLLYAYCNATVPRISLILRKAYGGAYIVMDSQSIGADLTYAWPTNEIAVMGAEGAANVIFRKQITSAEDPEAMRRRMVKEYKAELMHPYYAAERGLVDDVIDPAETREVLIRSLAMLRSKHADLPSRKHGNPPQ from the coding sequence ATGACCGTTTTGGACGAGAGCCCGGGTGAACCCTCCGACGCGCGAGGGCGGGTGGCAGAGCTGCGCGCGATCCGCGCCAAGGCGCTCGCCGGGCCGAGTGAGAAGGCGACCGCGGCCCAGCACGCCAAGGGCAAGCTGACGGCCCGTGAGCGGATCGAGCTGCTTCTCGACCCGGGTACCTTCCACGAGGTCGAGCAGCTGCGGCGGCACCGGGCCACCGGCTTCGGCCTGGAGTCCAAGAAGCCGCACACCGACGGTGTCATCACCGGCTGGGGCACGGTCGAGGGCCGGACGGTCTTCGTCTACGCGCACGACTTCCGCATCTTCGGCGGCGCCCTCGGCGAGGCGCACGCCACCAAGATCCACAAGATCATGGACAAGGCCATCGCGGCCGGGGCCCCGCTGGTCTCGCTGAACGACGGCGCGGGCGCCCGTATCCAGGAGGGCGTCTCCGCGCTCGCCGGATACGGCGGCATCTTCCAGCGCAACACCCGTGCCTCGGGCGTCATCCCGCAGATCTCGGTGATGCTCGGCCCGTGCGCGGGCGGCGCGGCGTACTCGCCCGCGCTCACCGACTTCGTGTTCATGGTCCGCGAGACCTCGCAGATGTTCATCACCGGGCCCGACGTGGTCAAGGCCGTCACCGGCGAGGAGATCACCCAGAACGGGCTCGGCGGCGCGGACGTGCACGCCGAGACCTCGGGTGTGTGCCACTTCGCCTACGACGACGAGGAGACCTGCCTCGCCGAGGTGCGGTTCCTGCTGTCGATGCTGCCGCAGAACAACCGCGAGAACCCGCCGCAGGTGCACGGCGAGGACCCGGCCGACCGGCGCAGCGAGGTCCTCTTGGACCTGGTGCCCGCGGACGGCAACCGGCCCTACGACATGACCAAGGTGATCGAGGAACTCGTCGACGACGGCGAGTACCTGGAGATCCACGAGCGCTGGGCGCGCAACATCATCTGCGCCCTCGCCCACCTGGACGGCCAGGTCGTCGGCATCGTCGCCAACCAGCCGCAGACCCTCGCCGGTGTCCTGGACATCGAGGCCTCCGAGAAGGCTGCACGCTTTGTCCAGATGTGCGACGCTTTCAATATTCCGATCGTCACGCTCCTCGACGTCCCCGGCTTCCTGCCCGGGGTCGACCAGGAGCACGGCGGGATCATCCGGCACGGCGCGAAGCTGCTGTACGCGTACTGCAACGCCACCGTGCCCCGGATCTCGCTGATCCTGCGCAAGGCATACGGCGGTGCGTACATCGTGATGGACTCGCAGTCGATCGGCGCCGACCTGACCTATGCCTGGCCCACCAACGAGATCGCGGTGATGGGCGCGGAGGGTGCGGCCAACGTGATCTTCCGCAAGCAGATCACCTCGGCCGAGGACCCCGAGGCCATGCGCCGACGCATGGTCAAGGAGTACAAGGCCGAGCTGATGCACCCCTACTACGCGGCCGAACGCGGTCTCGTCGACGACGTCATCGACCCGGCGGAAACCCGCGAGGTGCTCATCCGCTCCCTCGCGATGCTGCGGTCCAAGCACGCGGACCTGCCGTCCCGCAAGCACGGCAACCCGCCGCAGTGA
- a CDS encoding acyl-CoA carboxylase subunit epsilon gives MEAASRLLRVEKGHAEPEEVAALTAILLARASSSDVTAAPAHRGRNKAGWRRLERTPGFRAPHSWQG, from the coding sequence ATCGAGGCAGCCTCCCGGCTGCTGCGTGTGGAGAAGGGTCACGCCGAGCCCGAGGAGGTCGCCGCGCTGACGGCGATCCTGCTCGCCCGCGCCTCCTCCTCCGATGTCACCGCCGCCCCGGCCCACCGCGGCCGCAACAAGGCGGGCTGGCGCCGCCTGGAGCGCACCCCTGGCTTCCGCGCGCCGCACAGCTGGCAGGGCTGA
- a CDS encoding ATP/GTP-binding protein, whose translation MDFASSSGSARSTTSAKIVVAGGFGVGKTTFVGAVSEINPLRTEAVMTSASAGIDDLTHTGDKSTTTVAMDFGRITLDQDLILYLFGTPGQDRFWFMWDDLVRGAIGAVVLVDTRRLADCFPAVDYFENSGLPFVIALNGFDGHQPYTPDEVREALQIGPDTPIITTDARHRADAKSALITLVEHALMARLR comes from the coding sequence GTGGACTTCGCAAGCTCTAGCGGATCCGCCAGGTCGACCACCAGCGCGAAGATCGTGGTCGCGGGTGGCTTCGGCGTGGGCAAGACCACGTTCGTCGGCGCGGTCTCGGAGATCAACCCGCTGCGCACCGAGGCCGTCATGACCTCCGCCTCAGCCGGAATCGACGACCTCACCCACACCGGCGACAAGTCCACCACCACCGTCGCCATGGACTTCGGCCGCATCACCCTCGACCAGGACCTCATCCTCTACCTCTTCGGCACCCCCGGACAGGACCGCTTCTGGTTCATGTGGGACGACCTCGTCCGAGGAGCCATCGGAGCCGTCGTCCTCGTCGACACCCGCCGCCTCGCCGACTGCTTCCCCGCCGTCGACTACTTCGAAAACTCAGGACTCCCCTTCGTCATCGCCCTCAACGGCTTCGACGGACACCAGCCCTACACCCCCGACGAAGTACGCGAAGCACTCCAAATCGGCCCCGACACCCCCATCATCACCACCGACGCCCGCCACCGCGCCGACGCCAAATCCGCCCTCATCACCCTCGTCGAACACGCCCTCATGGCCCGACTCCGGTAG